The Dehalococcoidia bacterium genome includes a window with the following:
- a CDS encoding biotin/lipoyl-containing protein has protein sequence MAAKYRLRLGSDDHEVEVEPDGAEGYRVRIGDEVAKVSLRRINDSARYSLIVDNAPYDVFAEEGPTGFHIVVGGRTINVGTQTGRRGGAGAGDALDVDASGEWVLKSPMAGIVQEIRVAADDEVAQGQVLCVVEAMKMQNELHARRAGTVKAVYVSVGQRVDQGTPLLVLL, from the coding sequence ATGGCGGCGAAATATCGGCTGAGGCTCGGCAGCGACGACCACGAGGTCGAAGTCGAGCCGGACGGCGCAGAGGGATACCGCGTCAGGATCGGAGACGAGGTCGCGAAGGTCAGCCTGCGGCGGATCAATGACAGCGCGCGCTATTCGCTGATCGTCGACAACGCGCCGTATGACGTGTTTGCGGAGGAAGGCCCGACGGGCTTTCACATCGTCGTCGGCGGGCGGACGATCAACGTCGGCACGCAGACGGGGCGGCGGGGCGGCGCGGGCGCGGGTGACGCGCTCGATGTTGATGCGAGCGGCGAGTGGGTGCTGAAGTCGCCGATGGCCGGCATCGTGCAGGAGATCCGCGTCGCAGCGGACGACGAAGTGGCGCAGGGGCAGGTGCTGTGCGTCGTCGAGGCGATGAAGATGCAGAACGAGCTGCACGCGAGGCGCGCGGGCACGGTGAAGGCCGTCTACGTGAGCGTCGGGCAGCGCGTGGACCAGGGGACGCCGCTCCTTGTGCTGCTGTAG